A single window of Macaca mulatta isolate MMU2019108-1 chromosome 17, T2T-MMU8v2.0, whole genome shotgun sequence DNA harbors:
- the WASF3 gene encoding actin-binding protein WASF3 — MPLVKRNIEPRHLCRGALPEGITSELECVTNSTLAAIIRQLSSLSKHAEDIFGELFNEANNFYIRANSLQDRIDRLAVKVTQLDSTVEEVSLQDINMKKAFKSSTVQDQQVVSKNSIPNPVADIYNQSDKPPPLNILTPYRDDKKDGLKFYTDPSYFFDLWKEKMLQDTEDKRKEKRRQKEQKRIDGTTREVKKVRKARNRRQEWNMMAYDKELRPDNRLSQSVYHGASSEGSLSPDTRSHASDVTDYSYPATPNHSLHPQPVTPSYAAGDVPPHGPASQAAEHEYRPPSASARHMALNRPQQPPPPPPPQAPEGSQASAPMAPADYGMLPAQIIEYYNPSGPPPPPPPPVIPSAQTAFVSPLQMPMQPPFPASAGSTHATPPHPPSTGLLVTAPPPPGPPPPPPGPPGPGSSLSSSPMHGPPVAEAKRQEPAQPPISDARSDLLAAIRMGIQLKKVQEQREQEAKREPVGNDVATILSRRIAVEYSDSDDDSEFDENDWSD; from the exons GCAAACATGCTGAAGACATATTTGGTGAGTTGTTTAATGAGGCTAACAACTTCTACATCAGAGCAAATTCTCTTCAAGACAGAATTGATCGCCTCGCTGTCAAAGTCACCCAGCTGGATTCAACAGTGGAAGAGG TCTCACTACAGGATATCAACATGAAAAAAGCTTTCAAAAGTTCCACAGTCCAAGACCAGCAGGTGGTTTCAAAGAACAGCATTCCTAATCCTGTTGCTGATATTTACAACCAGAGTGATAAGCCACCGCCTCTGAACATCCTGACACCATACAG AGATGACAAGAAGGATGGGCTGAAGTTCTATACTGATCCTTCCTATTTCTTTGACCtctggaaagaaaaaatgctACAGGACACAGAagacaaaaggaaagagaaaaggcgTCAAAAG GAGCAAAAGCGTATAGATGGCACCACCCGTGAGGTGAAAAAGGTTAGAAAAGCCAGAAACAGGCGCCAAGAGTGGAATATGATGGCATATGACAAAGAGCTTAGACCCGACAACAGGTTGTCTCAGAGTGTGTACCACGGAGCGTCTTCCGAGGGATCCCTGTCCCCAGATactag GTCACATGCGTCGGACGTTACGGATTACTCTTACCCGGCTACTCCCAACCATTCTCTGCACCCCCAGCCGGTGACCCCTTCCTACGCAGCTGGTGACGTGCCACCACATGGGCCTGCAAGCCAGGCTGCGGAGCATGAATACCGGCCCCCGTCTGCCTCGGCGAGGCACATGGCCCTCAACAGACCTCAGCAGCCACCGCCCCCGCCTCCGCCTCAGGCGCCAGAGGGGTCCCAGGCCTCTGCACCGATGGCTCCAGCAGACTATGG GATGCTCCCAGCGCAGATAATTGAGTATTACAACCCATCAGGACCACCTCCTCCGCCACCTCCTCCTGTGATTCCCTCGGCACAAACTGCCTTCGTCAGCCCTCTCCAGATGCCCATGCAGCCCCCGTTCCCCGCATCAGCCGGCTCCACGCACGCGACTCCTCCTCACCCACCCTCCACTGGGCTCCTGGTCACAGCCCCGCCACCCCCgggcccgccacctcccccgccAGGCCCTCCTGGCCCTGGGTCTTCTCTTTCGTCCTCCCCAATGCATGGCCCCCCAGTCGCTGAGGCAAAGCGGCAAGAGCCAGCACAGCCACCCATCAGTGATGCTCGAAGCGACCTGCTCGCTGCTATTCGAATGG GAATTCAGCTGAAAAAGGTGCAGGAGCAGCGGGAGCAGGAGGCCAAGCGGGAGCCTGTGGGGAACGACGTGGCCACCATCCTGTCCCGGCGCATTGCCGTGGAGTACAGCGACTCTGACGACGACTCAGAGTTCGACGAGAACGACTGGTCCGACTGA